AGCAGTTTCATTTCGAACGCTCGAACAGATTGCACACGCGTTTGAAAAGAGAGGTGTAATTGTCTTCACCGACCCCGATTATCCGGGCAGGCGAATCAGAGCCATCATTGAAGAACATGTGCCGGGTGTGAAGCATGCATTCCTCGAGAAGAATAGAACGCTTGCACCAAATGGCAAGGGGTTGGGGATAGAACACGCAACAGATGAAGATATTCGGGAAGCACTGGCCGCAGTCTATACCAGACGGGATGCAGGTGCTATGTGGCAACCGACACTTACGGATTTATTGGAACATCGGCTGACTGCTCATCCGGCTGCGCGCCTCAGACGTGAGCGGCTGGGAGATCTGTTGAAAATCGGTTATACGAATGCGAAAGGTCTACAGAAGCGGCTGCGCATGTTCGGCATAACAGCCCAGCAATTCGAGGAAGCAGTCCGGACCTTAGATCAGGAGGAAGAGCATGATTAAAGATATTGCAACACCAGTCCGAACAAAAGAAATTATGGCAAAACATGGACTCACGTTCAAAAAAAGCCTGGGGCAAAATTTTCTGATCGACCCGAATATCCTGCGGAATATCACAAGCCACGCCGGTCTGACTAAAGAAACAGCAACAATAGAAATTGGACCGGGAATCGGCGCACTGACAGAACACCTTGCCCGCACTTCTGGGAAAGTGGTTGCGTTTGAGATTGACCAGCGGCTCCTGCCGGTATTGAAAGATACACTCTCTCCTTATGACAACGTTGAAGTAATCCACTCGGATATTCTTAAAGCGGATGTCGGGGAAGTAATTGCGCAGGAATTTGCCGGCTATGAGGATATTATGGTTGTGGCCAATTTGCCTTATTATGTAACGACCCCGATCATTCTTAAACTTTTGTTGGAAAAACTGCCTATTCGCGGACTGGTCGTTATGCTGCAAAAAGAAGTGGCTGAACGTATTACCGCCAATCCAGGGACAAAAGCATATGGTTCCCTGTCAATCGTCATCCAGTACTATACAAAAGCGGAGATGGTCATGACCGTGCCGAAATCGGTCTTTATGCCGCAGCCCAATGTGGATTCGGCTGTTATCCGGATGACCCGGCGAGAAGTGCCTCCAGTTGCTGTAGTGAATGAAGATTTTTTCTTTGAAGTGACACG
Above is a genomic segment from Planococcus lenghuensis containing:
- the rnmV gene encoding ribonuclease M5; the encoded protein is MNIQEVIVVEGKDDTVAVKRAIGADTIETNGSAVSFRTLEQIAHAFEKRGVIVFTDPDYPGRRIRAIIEEHVPGVKHAFLEKNRTLAPNGKGLGIEHATDEDIREALAAVYTRRDAGAMWQPTLTDLLEHRLTAHPAARLRRERLGDLLKIGYTNAKGLQKRLRMFGITAQQFEEAVRTLDQEEEHD
- the rsmA gene encoding 16S rRNA (adenine(1518)-N(6)/adenine(1519)-N(6))-dimethyltransferase RsmA yields the protein MIKDIATPVRTKEIMAKHGLTFKKSLGQNFLIDPNILRNITSHAGLTKETATIEIGPGIGALTEHLARTSGKVVAFEIDQRLLPVLKDTLSPYDNVEVIHSDILKADVGEVIAQEFAGYEDIMVVANLPYYVTTPIILKLLLEKLPIRGLVVMLQKEVAERITANPGTKAYGSLSIVIQYYTKAEMVMTVPKSVFMPQPNVDSAVIRMTRREVPPVAVVNEDFFFEVTRASFAQRRKTLLNNLQAQLPNGKAKKEQVLLALETAGIDSGRRGETLSLKEFGRLADALYPEFG